In the genome of Parus major isolate Abel chromosome 2, Parus_major1.1, whole genome shotgun sequence, one region contains:
- the ZNF804B gene encoding zinc finger protein 804B: MGCKDSVVYPWNSCTVNMKTEEKPLGTGYQDSFQAVISCIMGEEYGMTESLTLEIAIRLCLHEPGHGLALSSVAVACARQDYAEKEKAAAKALEDVKANFYCELCDKQYHKHQEFDNHINSYDHAHKQRLKDLKQREFARNVASKSWKDEKKQEKALKRLHQLAELRKQSECITRSGPLLKAPRLVLEKQQSPDGIFLYKGSKFTASSQRTITSEGQSFSKSILEKQQLLISRHHPPTERHHALGNHVPQMFPDSNNASQRAGVSFSFSKKVPLKLESSASVFSENSEEGNDCSESPNNRKKQTIEGCHSVTPLEEQLKASLGKESPITQDQMDLDNSASSHVAAKPKMLKENEKSSDRETEEKFRSNSSFSKVKIPLSNLNFSASLRETEQELKLNESEQFLEIPISSSCQASTFCPQLNTYKHSNAHLPEQLSQLPPQPALELTCSSNVNDSPAVMKRERSLEITETTDGHMEPLAKEAMVKGVKPQALPFLHVVSKDGTTALQWPTELLLFTKTEPCISYGCNPLYFDFRLSLNHREGKQQETNKASCRELSKNKTADEYEPSGLIKHKQMSNEQDNQLLKPKKMKGSLNTRKAKQKAVSDTGKEINENGQKCIADYLNENIPKVPAYLDVSQKDYVTEKSLYTTTLRRPLMHHFHGCERKAQNIRNESISFSAFMSTIKKSKSEKCDLIDSEEKYENQNGSRSLQDVVSCSSDISDSGKDSSGSFFSCKSSSNSRYSDNEGCGSYTRCWRFPSPQKCSSGRHSSYSDTSVGSTSSYMSYMSPTSNNHRRNNLLCCCKRKSKTDERHKCKHRKHKCIFTSDDTDKDFLCHSRSHRARNCIQNGTIKHRRCSRHKVLQVRDRSKHSRCRHQHFGKVHSRSRCYHKSKSGSTSDSRTSERSSSSRISRGSSSGSFSKETENCDNKTKEDAETGSNTEPGKAETAHYDSLNVNSQSKIFSTCSSKNLAKDICGKRKSMTAKLLLERVQSKKTQEQMQDSERFSISSVVELKDHSQSHFAHQFSSSADDIAMLPLPEEVLSMGKNDMGHNEISSLENSVKEKNSEASEITNVTLSPGTDYDHCALKDIIQIETGYQSPSIKRSTAIKEQTNFFISEVQPFIQSCDPVPNDFPGAFPTNRYSVANSTETKEELHDVNMDSNQAEGSSDSFCDNAMQKYGDTLNDLEVYSKPTLPPLTQQPITFTPEEVDKYRLLQLQAQQHMQKQLLAKHLKVLPAPGPAAFSATPAVPALPVQQQATVTTIHHTLLQRFAVSASVHPHGSHLSLAPLHPLSQAHFAPISLSPLASAFIPTHPLLTGHPLHLVSATPLHPSPLAFPALPQAAYIPALFTPPLNAATPSAVHPNHLLHPLLQGQEPPHYSCSIQTQQLPTAKEVFNVSSYLN; encoded by the exons AGATTGAAAGATCTAAAACAAAGGGAATTTGCTCGAAATGTGGCTTCAAAGTCATGGAAAGATgagaagaagcaggaaaaagcacTCAAGCGACTCCACCAGCTTGCAGAGTTACGGAAGCAGTCAGAATG CATCACCAGGAGTGGACCATTGCTTAAAGCCCCCCGCTTAgtcctggaaaagcagcaatcACCAGATGGCATTTTCCTGTACAAGGGCAGCAAGTTCACAGCCAGTTCTCAAAGAACCATCACAAGTGAAGGACAAAGTTTCTCCAAAAGCATACTAGAGAAACAGCAACTTCTTATAAGCAGGCACCATCCCCCCACTGAAAGACACCATGCACTTGGAAATCACGTCCCACAAATGTTCCCAGATAGCAACAATGCCTCTCAAAGGGCAGGAGTGTCTTTTTCATTCTCTAAAAAGGTCCCTTTGAAGCTTGAGTCCTCAGCATCAGTCTTCAGTGAGAACTCTGAAGAAGGAAATGATTGTAGTGAGTCCCCCAACAatagaaaaaagcaaactatTGAGGGCTGTCATTCTGTCACACCTTTGGAGGAACAACTGAAAGCAAGTTTGGGTAAAGAGTCACCTATTACACAAGACCAAATGGATTTGGACAACAGTGCATCAAGTCATGTAGCTGCAAAACCTAAAATGctaaaggaaaatgagaaaagtagTGAtagggaaacagaagaaaaattcagatcTAATTCCTCATTTTCTAAAGTCAAAATACCTCTTtcaaatttgaatttttctgcttcactgaGAGAAACAGAGCAAGAGTTGAAACTGAATGAATCTGAACAATTCTTGGAAATTCCCATTTCATCTTCATGCCAAGCTAGCACTTTCTGTCCACAGCTGAACACCTACAAGCACAGCAATGCCCACCTGCctgagcagctctcccagctcccaccacagCCAGCACTGGAGCTGACCTGCTCAAGCAACGTTAATGACAGTCCTGCAgtgatgaaaagagaaagatcTTTGGAGATTACAGAAACCACAGATGGACATATGGAACCACTTGCAAAGGAGGCCATGGTTAAAGGGGTTAAACCCCAGGCATTGCCTTTCCTCCATGTAGTGAGCAAAGATGGCaccactgctctgcagtggcCCACAGAATTACTTTTGTTTACAAAAACTGAGCCCTGTATTTCATATGGCTGTAATCCATTGTATTTTGACTTCAGACTCTCTTTAAATCACAGGGAGGGTAAAcagcaagaaacaaacaaagcaagctGTAGAGAGCTCTCTAAAAATAAGACTGCAGATGAATATGAACCCTCAGGTTTAATAAAACACAAGCAAATGTCAAATGAACAAGATAATCAGTTGTTGAAACCAAAGAAGATGAAAGGTTCCCTAAACACAAGAAAGGCCAAGCAAAAAGCTGTGTCAGacacagggaaagaaattaatgaaaatggTCAAAAATGCATTGCAGattatttgaatgaaaatatacCCAAAGTGCCTGCTTACCTTGATGTCTCACAAAAGGATTATGTGACTGAAAAAAGTCTTTATACAACAACACTGAGAAGACCTTTAATGCATCATTTCCATGGCTGTGAAAGAAAAGCTCAGAACATTAGAAACgaaagcatttccttttctgcttttatgtcTACGATTAAAAAATCtaaatctgaaaaatgtgatttaattgattctgaagaaaaatatgagaacCAAAATGGCTCCAGATCCCTTCAAGATGTGgtcagctgcagcagtgacatAAGTGACAGTGGAAAAGACTCTAGTGGAAGTTTCTTTAGTTGTAAATCCAGTTCAAACAGCAGGTATTCAGATAATGAAGGATGTGGAAGTTACACAAGATGCTGGAGATTCCCATCTCCTCAAAAGTGCTCGTCTGGCAGACATTCCAGCTATTCTGACACTTCAGTTGGCAGTACGAGTAGCTACATGAGCTACATGAGTCCCACATCAAACaatcacagaagaaataatttactttgttgctgtaaaagaaaaagcaagacagATGAAAGGCACAAATGTAAACACAGAAAGCACAAGTGTATTTTCACTTCAGATGATACAGACAAGGATTTTCTTTGTCATAGCAGAAGTCACAGAGCTAGAAACTGTATTCAGAATGGCACAATTAAACATCGAAGATGTTCAAGACATAAAGTTTTACAAGTCAGAGACAGGTCTAAACACAGCAGATGTAGACATCAGCATTTTGGCAAAGTGCATAGTAGGAGTAGATGCTACCACAAATCCAAAAGTGGTTCCACCAGTGATTCAAGAACCAGTGAAAGATCATCTAGCAGCAGAATATCAAGAGGCAGCAGTTCAGGATCCTTCTCAAAAGAGACTGAAAACTGtgacaacaaaacaaaagaggatGCTGAGACAGGTTCTAACACTGaaccaggaaaagctgaaactGCACATTACGACTCTCTGAATGTGAATAGTCAGTCTAAAATCTTTTCCACCTGCTCTTCCAAAAACCTGGCAAAAGATATATGTGGAAAAAGAAAGTCAATGACAGCCAAGTTACTTTTGGAAAGAGTGCAGTCTAAGAAAACCCAAGAACAAATGCAGGATTCAGAGAGATTTTCAATCAGTAGTGTGGTAGAATTAAAGGATCACTCACAAAGTCACTTTGCTCATCAGTTTTCCTCATCAGCAGATGACATTGCAATGTTACCTTTGCCAGAGGAAGTGCTAAGCATGGGTAAAAATGACATGGGACATAATGAAATCAGTTCATTGGAAAACAGTGTGAAGGAAAAGAACTCTGAAGCATCAGAGATAACTAATGTTACTCTTTCACCTGGAACTGATTATGATCATTGTGCTCTTAAAGACATAATTCAAATTGAAACAGGCTATCAGAGCCCAAGCATAAAGAGGAGCACAGCAATAAAGGAACAAACCAATTTCTTCATTAGTGAAGTGCAGCCCTTTATACAAAGCTGTGATCCAGTACCAAATGATTTCCCTGGTGCTTTTCCCACTAATAGATATTCTGTTGCTAATTCAACAGAGACCAAAGAAGAACTACATGATGTAAACATGGACTCGAACCAGGCAGAAGGCAGTTCAGACTCTTTTTGTGACAATGCTATGCAGAAGTATGGTGACACACTAAATGACCTAGAAGTGTACAGTAAACCCACCTTGCCTCCTTTAACACAGCAGCCTATCACATTTACACCAGAAGAAGTAGACAAATACAGGTTGCTCCAGCTGCAAGCCCAGCAGCACATGCAGAAACAACTTCTGGCAAAACATCTGAAAGTTTTGCCTGCCCCAGGACCAGCTGCCTTCTCTGCAACACCAGCagttcctgccctccctgttCAGCAGCAGGCTACTGTCACCACCATCCACCACACGCTGCTGCAGCGCTTTGCTGTCTCGGCATCTGTGCACCCCCACGGCAGCCATCTCTCCCTGGCACCCCTCCACCCCCTCTCTCAGGCACATTTTGCCCCCATATCACTTTCCCCGTTAGCCTCAGCCTTTATTCCCACCCACCCATTGCTGACAGGACACCCACTGCACTTGGTTTCTGCCACTCCCCTGCACCCTTCCCCGCTGGCCTTCCCGGCACTGCCACAGGCTGCATACATCCCAGCCTTATTTACACCACCCCTGAACGCAGCCACACCTTCTGCTGTACACCCAAATCACTTACTTCATCCCTTACTCCAAGGACAAGAGCCCCCTCACTACTCTTGTTCTATCCAGACCCAACAGTTACCTACAGCAAAAGAAGTTTTCAATGTTTCTAGCTACTTAAACTAG